One window from the genome of Cryobacterium sp. GrIS_2_6 encodes:
- a CDS encoding type II toxin-antitoxin system PemK/MazF family toxin, with translation MSGIHGFFSALRRLFAPTRPRGDRSTIPSPGRTGAGATVEVDPRSLRHVRLAYRPTRNTSPDPGEIVWTWVPFEERDGRGKDRPVVVVAEAGKGAVLAVQLTSKDRTGHPDYVALGVGDWDRRGRPSWVNVDRVFMVNPAGMRREAARVDAARYGRIATVLRGRYGWN, from the coding sequence GTGTCAGGCATCCACGGTTTCTTCAGCGCCCTGCGGCGACTCTTCGCGCCGACAAGGCCGCGCGGCGACCGCTCGACGATCCCGAGCCCTGGTCGCACCGGCGCGGGCGCGACCGTCGAAGTCGACCCGCGGAGTCTCCGTCACGTACGACTGGCCTACCGGCCGACCCGGAATACGAGTCCGGACCCTGGAGAAATCGTCTGGACCTGGGTTCCCTTCGAGGAGCGCGACGGACGAGGAAAAGACCGCCCGGTCGTGGTCGTGGCCGAAGCGGGCAAGGGGGCCGTGCTGGCCGTCCAGTTGACGAGCAAGGACCGAACCGGGCACCCCGACTACGTGGCACTCGGCGTCGGCGACTGGGACAGGCGCGGTCGTCCTAGCTGGGTCAACGTGGACCGGGTCTTCATGGTGAACCCAGCGGGCATGCGTCGTGAGGCAGCCCGGGTCGATGCCGCGCGCTACGGGCGTATCGCGACGGTCCTGCGCGGCCGCTACGGCTGGAACTAG
- a CDS encoding DUF2071 domain-containing protein, whose product MPSREPSSSIAPPLAGRAVASQRWSHLCFVHWRVPAAEVAPLLPVGLVPDEFDGSSWVGLIPFVLDRATIWGSPPVPYFGNFVEVNVRLYAVDARGRHGVVFVSLEASRLAAVLAARAVFALPYMWSRTRLAVVAGEYRYSSLRYFAGRARTDIVVRPGVEPVTGDPLADFLTARWALFTRARGRTVYLRNHHEPWELVQAELVHLDDTLLAEAGFPALGGRVPDSVLYSPGVTTRFGTG is encoded by the coding sequence GTGCCGAGCCGTGAGCCGTCCTCGTCGATTGCGCCGCCCCTCGCCGGCCGTGCTGTTGCAAGCCAGCGCTGGTCGCACCTCTGCTTCGTGCATTGGCGGGTGCCGGCCGCCGAGGTCGCACCGCTCCTGCCCGTCGGTCTGGTTCCCGACGAATTCGACGGCAGCAGTTGGGTGGGCCTCATCCCGTTCGTGCTGGATCGGGCCACGATCTGGGGCAGCCCACCCGTTCCGTACTTCGGGAATTTCGTGGAGGTGAACGTCCGGCTCTACGCCGTCGACGCACGGGGGCGACACGGGGTCGTCTTCGTTTCCCTCGAGGCGTCGCGGCTCGCGGCGGTGCTCGCGGCCCGTGCCGTGTTCGCACTTCCGTACATGTGGTCGCGGACGCGGCTTGCCGTCGTGGCCGGCGAGTACCGCTATTCCTCCCTGCGGTACTTCGCAGGCCGGGCCAGGACCGATATCGTCGTCAGGCCGGGGGTGGAACCGGTGACCGGTGACCCGCTCGCGGACTTCCTCACGGCGCGCTGGGCGCTATTCACCCGCGCCAGGGGGCGCACGGTCTACCTCCGTAACCACCACGAGCCCTGGGAGCTCGTCCAGGCCGAGCTCGTGCACCTGGACGACACTTTGCTGGCCGAGGCGGGCTTCCCGGCGCTCGGCGGGCGCGTACCGGATTCGGTTCTCTATTCGCCGGGCGTCACGACCCGTTTCGGAACGGGCTGA
- a CDS encoding ammonium transporter — protein sequence MVELSVLLDDTTDALTTNINSLWLLVAAALVLLMTPGVAFFYGGMVKAKSVISMMMMSFGAMGLIGVLWVLYGYGLSFGPPLIGGWLGNPSELIGLNGLLTSGADGGPDLNALAFAGFQATFAIITVALISGAIADRAKFGAWMIFAGIWATVVYFPVAYWVFNLADGWAPAGLKVNDFAGGTAVHINAGAAGLALALVLGKRVGFKKGISKPHNVPLTLLGAALLWFGWFGFNAGSEAAVDGIAALAWINTLAAPAAGILGWLIVEKIKDGKPTMIGAASGAVAGLVAITPACNILTPMWGILLGLIVGAVCAVAIDLKFKLGFDDSLDVVGIHLVGGIIGTLYVGVVGNNVGLLQTGSFNQLGVQALAAFGIGIYSFVLAYAIGWVIQKTIGFRITNEDEVAGVDTIVHGEEGYALDAV from the coding sequence ATGGTTGAACTGTCGGTCCTGCTGGACGATACGACTGATGCACTTACCACAAACATCAATTCCCTGTGGCTCCTCGTCGCGGCAGCCCTCGTCCTCCTGATGACTCCGGGCGTGGCCTTCTTCTACGGCGGCATGGTCAAGGCGAAGAGCGTCATCTCCATGATGATGATGAGCTTCGGCGCCATGGGCCTGATCGGTGTGCTGTGGGTCCTCTACGGTTACGGACTGTCCTTCGGACCGCCGCTCATCGGCGGCTGGCTCGGAAACCCGTCCGAGCTGATCGGCCTGAACGGACTCCTCACGAGCGGCGCCGACGGCGGACCCGACCTGAACGCCCTCGCGTTCGCCGGATTCCAGGCCACCTTCGCGATCATCACCGTCGCCCTCATCTCCGGCGCGATCGCCGACCGCGCCAAGTTCGGCGCCTGGATGATCTTCGCCGGCATCTGGGCCACCGTGGTCTACTTCCCGGTCGCGTACTGGGTGTTCAACCTCGCTGACGGCTGGGCTCCTGCCGGCCTCAAGGTCAATGACTTCGCCGGTGGCACCGCGGTGCACATCAACGCCGGTGCGGCCGGCCTCGCCCTCGCCCTGGTGCTCGGCAAGCGCGTCGGCTTCAAGAAGGGCATCTCCAAGCCGCACAACGTTCCGCTGACCCTCCTCGGTGCCGCGCTGCTGTGGTTCGGCTGGTTCGGCTTCAACGCGGGTTCAGAAGCCGCCGTTGACGGCATCGCCGCCCTCGCCTGGATCAACACCCTCGCCGCACCCGCCGCCGGTATTCTCGGCTGGCTGATCGTGGAGAAGATCAAGGACGGCAAGCCGACCATGATCGGTGCGGCATCGGGCGCCGTCGCAGGCCTCGTCGCGATCACCCCCGCCTGTAACATCCTGACTCCGATGTGGGGCATCCTGCTCGGTCTCATCGTCGGCGCCGTCTGTGCCGTCGCGATCGACCTGAAGTTCAAGCTCGGCTTCGACGACTCCCTTGACGTCGTGGGCATCCACCTCGTCGGCGGCATCATCGGTACGCTCTACGTCGGCGTCGTCGGCAACAACGTCGGCCTCCTCCAGACGGGCAGCTTCAACCAGCTCGGCGTCCAGGCCCTCGCAGCCTTCGGTATCGGCATCTACTCCTTCGTCCTGGCATACGCCATCGGCTGGGTCATCCAGAAGACGATCGGTTTCCGCATCACGAACGAAGACGAAGTAGCCGGCGTCGACACCATCGTGCACGGCGAAGAGGGCTACGCGCTCGACGCCGTCTAA